The following proteins are co-located in the Silene latifolia isolate original U9 population chromosome 1, ASM4854445v1, whole genome shotgun sequence genome:
- the LOC141609729 gene encoding ABC transporter B family member 15-like, with the protein MGETSKESVGVKKEKWASIWSIFMHADGVDFILMTLGLIGAVGDGLTLPLTLFVTSKLMNNIGAGLSFNNPHAFTTTINKNAAVLCIVAAGAWVASFLEGYCWTRTAERQAARMRYRYLKAVLRQDVGYFDMNVASTSEVITSVSSDSLTIQDAISEKVPNFIMNTSTFLGAYVTAFLLLWRLAVVGFPFVILLIIPGLMYGRILMGLARKLTIEYKHAGNVAEQAISSIRTVYAFVGESKTMSKFSRALEGSVKLGLKQGLAKGVAIGSNGVTFAVWAFNSWYGSKLVMYHGAQGGTVFVVGAALAVGGLSLGSSLSNIKYFSEAASAGEKIMEVIKRVPKIDSENMDGLRLDNVVGEVEFKNVGFAYPSRPDSIIFRDFSLLIPAGKTVALVGGSGSGKSTAVGLLQRFYDPLGGEILLDGVAIDKLQIKWLRSQMGLVSQEPALFATTIKENIIFGKEDATIEEVIEASKASNAHNFITQLPQGYETQVGERGVQMSGGQKQRIAIARAIIKKPRILLLDEATSALDSESERVVQEALDMATVGRTTIIIAHRLSTIRNADIIGVLQNGKVMEMGSHHELIQQEDSLYTSLVRLQQTEPSSSINNLDSRCGSSSRRHYSIVSRSSSANSVGSNHEVFEREVNGEEKMAVPSFKRLLAMNLPEWKQASLGCCGALVFGAIQPVYAFAMGSMISVYFLKDDEEIKRKTTIYASCFLGLAVLSLLVNIVQHYNFAYMGEYLTKRIRERMLSKMLTFEVGWFDQDENSTGTICSRLAKDANVVRSLVGDRMALLVQTISAVVIAFTMGLIIAWRLAVVMIAVQPIIIVSFYTRRVLLKNMSKKAIKAQDESSKLAAEAVTHLRTVTAFSSQARILEMLEKAQEAPRKESIRQSWYAGIGLGSSQGLNICAWALDFWYGGKLISQGYLTGKELFETFMILVSTGRVIADAGSMTTDLAKGSDAVGSVFAILDRVTRIEPNDAEGYNPNKITGHIELQDVDFAYPARPDVVIFKSFCLKIEAGKSTALVGQSGSGKSTIIGLIERFYDPLKGVVKIDGRDTKTYNLRSLRKHIALVSQEPTLFAGTIRENIMYGANDDTDESEVINAAKAANAHDFVAGLKDGYDTSCGDRGVQLSGGQKQRIAIARAILQNPTILLLDEATSALDSQSEKIVQEALERVMVGRTSVVVAHRLSTIQNCNLIAVLDNGKIVEKGTHSSLLSKGPKGAYYSLVNIQRNPQPTNNIN; encoded by the exons ATGGGGGAGACAAGTAAGGAAAGTGTAGGggtaaaaaaggaaaaatggGCATCGATATGGAGCATATTCATGCATGCAGACGGTGTTGATTTCATTTTAATGACACTTGGCTTAATCGGAGCCGTCGGTGATGGGTTGACTTTACCCTTAACATTGTTTGTCACTAGTAAGTTGATGAACAATATTGGTGCTGGTCTTTCCTTCAATAACCCTCATGCATTTACTACTACTATCAACAAG AATGCAGCTGTTCTTTGCATTGTGGCCGCAGGAGCATGGGTTGCTAGTTTCCTAG AGGGATATTGTTGGACAAGGACGGCAGAAAGACAAGCAGCAAGAATGAGATACAGATATTTAAAGGCAGTGCTAAGACAAGATGTTGGGTACTTTGATATGAATGTGGCAAGCACTTCGGAGGTAATCACTAGTGTTTCAAGTGATAGCCTTACTATTCAAGATGCCATTAGTGAAAAG GTACCAAATTTTATAATGAACACATCAACTTTCCTAGGAGCATATGTGACAGCATTTCTATTACTGTGGAGACTGGCAGTAGTAGGGTTCCCCTTTGTTATTCTGCTAATAATTCCCGGTTTAATGTATGGTCGAATTTTGATGGGGCTAGCAAGGAAACTTACAATAGAGTACAAACATGCCGGAAATGTAGCCGAGCAAGCAATATCTTCAATAAGAACTGTGTACGCTTTCGTAGGAGAAAGCAAGACAATGTCCAAGTTTTCAAGAGCTTTAGAAGGGTCCGTTAAGTTGGGGCTTAAACAAGGTTTGGCTAAGGGTGTTGCTATCGGGAGTAATGGCGTCACTTTCGCAGTTTGGGCGTTTAATTCTTGGTATGGCAGCAAGCTTGTAATGTACCATGGTGCTCAAGGTGGTACCGTTTTTGTCGTTGGGGCTGCCCTTGCTGTTGGGGGACT ATCACTGGGTTCGAGTCtttcaaacatcaagtacttctctGAAGCAGCTTCAGCAGGAGAAAAGATAATGGAAGTGATAAAAAGGGTACCAAAAATCGATTCAGAAAACATGGATGGATTAAGGTTGGATAATGTTGTAGGGGAGGTCGAATTCAAGAATGTTGGGTTTGCTTATCCTTCAAGGCCCGATTCCATAATTTTCCGGGATTTCTCGCTCCTAATTCCAGCTGGGAAGACAGTAGCATTAGTTGGAGGAAGTGGATCAGGCAAATCCACAGCAGTGGGTTTGCTCCAAAGGTTCTATGATCCACTAGGTGGGGAAATTCTGTTAGATGGAGTGGCTATTGATAAGCTCCAAATTAAGTGGTTGAGGTCACAAATGGGTTTAGTGAGCCAAGAACCTGCGCTTTTTGCAACGACTATCAAGGAGAACATAATTTTTGGCAAAGAAGATGCTACCATTGAAGAGGTTATCGAAGCTTCCAAAGCATCTAATGCTCATAATTTTATAACTCAATTGCCTCAAGGCTATGAAACACAG GTGGGAGAACGAGGAGTTCAAATGTCAGGAGGACAAAAGCAAAGAATAGCCATAGCAAGAGCCATTATAAAGAAACCTCGCATTCTTCTCTTAGACGAGGCGACAAGTGCTCTCGACTCAGAGTCAGAACGAGTGGTCCAAGAAGCCCTTGATATGGCCACTGTGGGTCGCACCACAATCATAATTGCCCACCGTCTCTCCACAATTAGAAATGCTGACATCATTGGCGTCCTACAAAATGGCAAGGTCATGGAAATGGGATCCCATCACGAGTTAATACAACAAGAGGACAGCCTTTATACGTCACTTGTTCGTTTACAACAAACTGAACCATCATCATCCATTAACAATCTCGATTCTAGGTGTGGTTCAAGTAGTCGTAGGCATTATTCAATTGTGAGCCGCTCAAGTTCAGCTAACTCGGTTGGTTCAAACCATGAAGTATTCGAGAGGGAAGTAAATGGTGAAGAAAAAATGGCAGTGCCATCATTTAAGAGATTATTGGCAATGAATTTGCCAGAATGGAAACAAGCTTCATTAGGGTGTTGTGGAGCCTTGGTATTTGGGGCGATCCAACCTGTTTATGCATTTGCTATGGGGTCCATGATTTCAGTTTATTTTTTGAAAGATGATGAAGAGATTAAGAGAAAGACGACAATTTACGCTTCGTGTTTCTTGGGCTTAGCCGTGTTGTCTCTGCTTGTGAATATAGTTCAACATTACAATTTTGCATATATGGGGGAGTATTTGACTAAAAGGATAAGGGAAAGGATGCTTTCTAAGATGCTCACTTTTGAGGTAGGCTGGTTTGATCAAGATGAAAATTCGACTGGTACGATTTGTTCTAGGCTTGCTAAGGATGCCAATGTG GTAAGGTCGTTAGTAGGTGATCGTATGGCTCTTTTAGTTCAAACCATATCGGCAGTTGTCATAGCCTTCACGATGGGCTTAATTATTGCATGGAGGTTGGCCGTCGTCATGATAGCAGTCCAGCCCATTATTATTGTCAGCTTCTACACAAGACGAGTTTTACTCAAAAACATGTCAAAGAAAGCAATCAAGGCCCAAGATGAAAGCAGCAAGCTGGCTGCTGAAGCTGTGACTCATCTCCGCACTGTGACCGCCTTCTCGTCCCAAGCACGGATCTTGGAGATGCTCGAAAAAGCCCAAGAAGCGCCAAGAAAGGAAAGCATTCGGCAATCCTGGTATGCCGGGATTGGGCTTGGATCATCCCAAGGCCTTAACATTTGTGCCTGGGCCTTGGATTTTTGGTATGGCGGTAAGCTCATATCCCAAGGTTACCTTACAGGGAAGGAGTTGTTTGAGACATTTATGATCCTAGTCAGTACTGGCCGAGTCATAGCCGATGCGGGGAGCATGACAACAGACCTAGCCAAAGGCTCGGACGCTGTTGGGTCTGTATTTGCCATCCTAGACCGAGTAACTCGTATTGAGCCCAATGATGCCGAGGGGTACAACCCTAATAAAATTACAGGCCACATTGAACTTCAAGATGTGGACTTTGCATACCCTGCTCGGCCAGATGTGGTTATATTCAAGAGCTTTTGCCTAAAAATTGAAGCTGGGAAATCAACGGCTCTAGTAGGCCAAAGTGGTTCAGGAAAATCGACCATTATTGGACTAATTGAGAGGTTCTATGATCCACTTAAAGGCGTTGTTAAGATAGATGGGCGTGATACAAAAACTTACAACCTTAGGTCCTTAAGGAAGCATATAGCATTAGTGAGCCAAGAGCCCACATTATTTGCAGGTACAATAAGGGAGAACATAATGTATGGAGCCAATGATGATACAGATGAATCAGAAGTCATTAACGCAGCGAAAGCAGCCAATGCTCATGATTTTGTGGCCGGACTTAAGGACGGGTATGACACATCTTGTGGGGACAGAGGAGTACAACTTTCAGGGGGCCAAAAGCAAAGAATTGCGATTGCCAGGGCTATTTTGCAAAACCCGACAATACTTTTGCTTGATGAGGCAACAAGTGCACTTGATAGCCAGTCCGAAAAGATTGTGCAAGAAGCACTTGAGAGGGTGATGGTAGGAAGAACAAGTGTGGTGGTAGCTCATAGACTAAGTACTATCCAAAACTGCAATTTAATCGCAGTTTTGGATAATGGCAAGATCGTTGAGAAAGGTACTCATTCGTCTCTTTTGAGTAAAGGGCCGAAAGGAGCTTACTACTCCTTGGTAAATATTCAACGAAATCCTCAAcctacaaataatattaattga